A region from the Aegilops tauschii subsp. strangulata cultivar AL8/78 chromosome 5, Aet v6.0, whole genome shotgun sequence genome encodes:
- the LOC120963866 gene encoding uncharacterized protein isoform X1, protein MRIFNARERALDRINGQWNDSFQLLYTFKAEVEMASPGSVVEIDKHTVPFKIKGKSFQKECFRRAFVCFKACWQEFLDGCRPYLAVDATHLTGRWRGQLVAASAVDGHNWLFPVAFGVVEEESEESWVWFLQQLRNIIGTPPGLAIHTDACKGLESAVEIVFPGVEHRECMRHLAHNFKKKFKGKVYDENLWPASYTCSKRKHEHHLRVLYAQNPLVKEYMDAHHGKVWSRSQFNEICKVDYVTSNLAECFNSKFKSVKGLLLWQAFDKMRQMIMIKMALRKRIAETQYVGHQMLPSLIKALHLKARGLKMKCIRSGTYEGEVTYTDTKNRVWRYPVNLSTRECTCRQWQIRGKPCIHALHLMTVIGGADGEVDQYCSEYFFVAKFMSAYADNVPALLGKDQWNIVDPGFKLHAPVITRPPGRPRNQRIRAGEEGRLPKKRACKKCGVLGHIARLCTNAVDASFGEEERWTAANAEENAAAMETEDAVENAAAIEAVENAAANEASWYVFAPFVECSYPFVCICCLFCLWLIILFTSSREKRPRDEEAEDFETMAFDGFEAIREEEEGVIFPTVPLKIIEPIDDRQMVVKCSASGTTPSTPPRGKPQVKPKIKRNKSLKEKSISTRETRSKTVKPAANTRSKSKI, encoded by the coding sequence ATGAGAATTTTCAATGCTAGGGAAAGGGCTCTTGACAGAATTAATGGTCAATGGAATGACAGTTTTCAGCTGCTTTACACTTTCAAAGCTGAAGTGGAGATGGCAAGTCCAGGGAGTGTtgtagagattgacaagcatacagttccattcaaaataaaagggaagtcatttcagaaggagtgcttcagaagggcttttgtttgtttcaaggcttgctggcaggagtttctagatggttgcaggccctatttggctgtagatgctacacatttgactggaagatggagaggacagctagtagcagcttctgcagttgatggacacaactggCTATTCCCAGTTGCATTTGGTGTGGTGGAGGAAGAGTCTGAGGAAAGTTGGGTCTGGTTTCTGCAGCAGTTGCGCAACATTATAGGCACACCCCCAGGTTTAGCTATACACACAGATGCTTGCAAGGGTTTAGAGAGTGCAGTGGAAATTGTATTCCCTGGAGTGGAGCATAGGGAATGTATGCGACACCTAGCGCATAATTTCAAAAAGAAGTTCAAAGGTAAAGTTTATGATGAGAACTTATGGCCAGCATCATACACATGCAGCAAAAGGAAGCATGAACACCATTTGAGAGTGTTGTATGCTCAAAATCCTCTTGTGAAGGAGTACATGGATGCACATCATGGTAAGGTGTGGTCAAGAAGCCAATTCAACGAAATCTGCAAAGTAGATTATGTGACCAGTAACCTTGCAGAATGCTTCAATTCAAAGTTCAAGTCAGTGAAAGGGCTCTTGTTGTGGCAAGCATTTGACAAGATGAGGCAAATGATCATGATAAAGATGGCTCTTCGCAAAAGAATTGCAGAAACACAATATGTTGGTCATCAAATGCTCCCATCACTGATTAAGGCATTGCACTTGAAGGCAAGAGGACTGAAGATGAAATGTATTCGATCTGGTACATATGAGGGAGAGGTTACATATACTGACACTAAAAATAGGGTATGGAGGTATCCTGTGAACCTAAGTACTAGAGAATGTACTTGTAGGCAATGGCAGATCCGTGGGAAGCCATGCATACATGCCCTACATCTGATGACCGTTATCGGGGGTGCAGATGGTGAAGTTGATCAATATTGCTCTGAGTATTTCTTTGTTGCCAAATTTATGTCTGCTTATGCTGACAATGTGCCTGCACTATTGGGGAAAGATCAATGGAACATAGTAGATCCAGGGTTCAAACTCCACGCTCCTGTCATTACTAGACCACCAGGAAGACCAAGGAACCAGAGGATTAGAGCAGGTGAGGAGGGTCGTCTACCAAAGAAGCGTGCTTGCAAAAAATGTGGAGTTCTGGGGCATATTGCTAGGCTTTGTACCAATGCAGTGGATGCATCATTTGGAGAGGAGGAAAGATGGACAGCAGCCAATGCtgaggagaatgcagcagcaatggagactgaagatgcagtggagaatgcagcagcaattgaagcagtggagaatgcagcagcaaatGAAGCATCTTGGTATGTGTTTGCACCCTTTGTAGAATGCAGCTACCCTTTTGTTTGCATTTGTTGTCTTTTTTGCCTATGGCTTATAATTTTATTTACCAGCTCTAGGGAGAAAAGGCCAAGAGATGAAGAAGCAGAAGATTTTGAAACCATGGCCTTTGATGGTTTTGAAGCTAtaagagaggaagaggagggggtaATTTTTCCAACTGTGCCTTTAAAGATTATTGAACCCATAGATGACCGTCAAATGGTCGTCAAGTGCTCGGCGAGTGGAACTACTCCATCAACACCTCCACGGGGAAAACCCCAAGTAAAGCCCAAGATCAAAAGGAACAAGAGTCTGAAAGAAAAGAGCATCTCAACTAGGGAAACCAGGAGCAAGACGGTGAAGCCAGCTGCAAACACAAGGAGCAAGTCGAAAATTTGA
- the LOC120963866 gene encoding uncharacterized protein isoform X2 produces MRIFNARERALDRINGQWNDSFQLLYTFKAEVEMASPGSVVEIDKHTVPFKIKGKSFQKECFRRAFVCFKACWQEFLDGCRPYLAVDATHLTGRWRGQLVAASAVDGHNWLFPVAFGVVEEESEESWVWFLQQLRNIIGTPPGLAIHTDACKGLESAVEIVFPGVEHRECMRHLAHNFKKKFKGKVYDENLWPASYTCSKRKHEHHLRVLYAQNPLVKEYMDAHHGKVWSRSQFNEICKVDYVTSNLAECFNSKFKSVKGLLLWQAFDKMRQMIMIKMALRKRIAETQYVGHQMLPSLIKALHLKARGLKMKCIRSGTYEGEVTYTDTKNRVWRYPVNLSTRECTCRQWQIRGKPCIHALHLMTVIGGADGEVDQYCSEYFFVAKFMSAYADNVPALLGKDQWNIVDPGFKLHAPVITRPPGRPRNQRIRAGEEGRLPKKRACKKCGVLGHIARLCTNAVDASFGEEERWTAANAEENAAAMETEDAVENAAAIEAVENAAANEASCSREKRPRDEEAEDFETMAFDGFEAIREEEEGVIFPTVPLKIIEPIDDRQMVVKCSASGTTPSTPPRGKPQVKPKIKRNKSLKEKSISTRETRSKTVKPAANTRSKSKI; encoded by the exons ATGAGAATTTTCAATGCTAGGGAAAGGGCTCTTGACAGAATTAATGGTCAATGGAATGACAGTTTTCAGCTGCTTTACACTTTCAAAGCTGAAGTGGAGATGGCAAGTCCAGGGAGTGTtgtagagattgacaagcatacagttccattcaaaataaaagggaagtcatttcagaaggagtgcttcagaagggcttttgtttgtttcaaggcttgctggcaggagtttctagatggttgcaggccctatttggctgtagatgctacacatttgactggaagatggagaggacagctagtagcagcttctgcagttgatggacacaactggCTATTCCCAGTTGCATTTGGTGTGGTGGAGGAAGAGTCTGAGGAAAGTTGGGTCTGGTTTCTGCAGCAGTTGCGCAACATTATAGGCACACCCCCAGGTTTAGCTATACACACAGATGCTTGCAAGGGTTTAGAGAGTGCAGTGGAAATTGTATTCCCTGGAGTGGAGCATAGGGAATGTATGCGACACCTAGCGCATAATTTCAAAAAGAAGTTCAAAGGTAAAGTTTATGATGAGAACTTATGGCCAGCATCATACACATGCAGCAAAAGGAAGCATGAACACCATTTGAGAGTGTTGTATGCTCAAAATCCTCTTGTGAAGGAGTACATGGATGCACATCATGGTAAGGTGTGGTCAAGAAGCCAATTCAACGAAATCTGCAAAGTAGATTATGTGACCAGTAACCTTGCAGAATGCTTCAATTCAAAGTTCAAGTCAGTGAAAGGGCTCTTGTTGTGGCAAGCATTTGACAAGATGAGGCAAATGATCATGATAAAGATGGCTCTTCGCAAAAGAATTGCAGAAACACAATATGTTGGTCATCAAATGCTCCCATCACTGATTAAGGCATTGCACTTGAAGGCAAGAGGACTGAAGATGAAATGTATTCGATCTGGTACATATGAGGGAGAGGTTACATATACTGACACTAAAAATAGGGTATGGAGGTATCCTGTGAACCTAAGTACTAGAGAATGTACTTGTAGGCAATGGCAGATCCGTGGGAAGCCATGCATACATGCCCTACATCTGATGACCGTTATCGGGGGTGCAGATGGTGAAGTTGATCAATATTGCTCTGAGTATTTCTTTGTTGCCAAATTTATGTCTGCTTATGCTGACAATGTGCCTGCACTATTGGGGAAAGATCAATGGAACATAGTAGATCCAGGGTTCAAACTCCACGCTCCTGTCATTACTAGACCACCAGGAAGACCAAGGAACCAGAGGATTAGAGCAGGTGAGGAGGGTCGTCTACCAAAGAAGCGTGCTTGCAAAAAATGTGGAGTTCTGGGGCATATTGCTAGGCTTTGTACCAATGCAGTGGATGCATCATTTGGAGAGGAGGAAAGATGGACAGCAGCCAATGCtgaggagaatgcagcagcaatggagactgaagatgcagtggagaatgcagcagcaattgaagcagtggagaatgcagcagcaaatGAAGCATCTTG CTCTAGGGAGAAAAGGCCAAGAGATGAAGAAGCAGAAGATTTTGAAACCATGGCCTTTGATGGTTTTGAAGCTAtaagagaggaagaggagggggtaATTTTTCCAACTGTGCCTTTAAAGATTATTGAACCCATAGATGACCGTCAAATGGTCGTCAAGTGCTCGGCGAGTGGAACTACTCCATCAACACCTCCACGGGGAAAACCCCAAGTAAAGCCCAAGATCAAAAGGAACAAGAGTCTGAAAGAAAAGAGCATCTCAACTAGGGAAACCAGGAGCAAGACGGTGAAGCCAGCTGCAAACACAAGGAGCAAGTCGAAAATTTGA
- the LOC109736429 gene encoding uncharacterized protein, which translates to MEKLCIKQKQLLPSRTVFHGIVPGLSCSPIGKIKKDVLFGDKNHFRCEAIWFEVVDLESPYHVLLGRPALAKFMAVPHYAYLKLKMPGTKGIITINGDYEKSSACAVASSRLAESLVVAAEKKLLDQVVAMAGKQPDMSPEPKESET; encoded by the coding sequence atggagaagttgtgcATCAAACAGAAGCAGCTCCTACCCAGTCGGACTGTGTTTCACGGCATTGTGcccggcctttcctgctcaccaatcggcaagatcaagaaaGATGTCCTCTTTGGAGACAAGAATCATTTCCGCTGTGAGGcaatctggtttgaggtggtagacctggagagcccttaccacgtgCTCTTAGGCCGGCCagctctagccaagttcatggcagtgccacattatgcctacctcaAGCTGAAGATGCCAGGGACCAAGGGCATTATCACGATCAATGGAGACTATGagaagtcgtccgcctgtgctgtagccagcagccggctagccgagtcccttGTGGTTGCTGCTGAGAAGAAGCTCCTGGACCAGGTGGTGGctatggccggcaagcagccggacaTGTCCCCAGAGCCCAAAGAGTCAGAGACCTAG